A single Micromonospora sp. CCTCC AA 2012012 DNA region contains:
- a CDS encoding ABC transporter ATP-binding protein, producing the protein MADQTQLAEPTATPAAGRIPTVVVDDVHVVYRVHKGATGGTSPVTALKRIVSRTSAPNITEVHAVKGVSFTAYQGEAIGLIGSNGSGKSTLLRAIAGLLPVNKGAVYTAGQPSLLGVNAALLNDLSGERNVVLGCLAMGMPPEEVKKLAPEIIEFSGINERGDFASLPMRTYSSGMGARLRFAIAAAKKHDVLLIDEALATGDRKFRRRSEQRVRELREGAGTVFLVSHSLSSVADTCERTIWLESGVLRMDGPTDEVIAAYESQQ; encoded by the coding sequence GTGGCTGACCAGACCCAACTGGCGGAGCCCACCGCCACGCCCGCCGCCGGGCGCATCCCGACCGTCGTGGTCGACGACGTGCACGTCGTCTACCGGGTGCACAAGGGCGCCACCGGGGGCACCAGCCCGGTGACCGCGCTCAAGCGGATCGTCTCCCGCACCAGCGCCCCGAACATCACCGAGGTGCACGCGGTCAAGGGGGTGAGCTTCACCGCGTACCAGGGTGAGGCCATCGGGCTGATCGGCAGCAACGGCTCCGGCAAGTCCACCCTGCTGCGGGCCATCGCCGGCCTGCTGCCGGTGAACAAGGGCGCCGTCTACACGGCGGGCCAGCCGTCGCTGCTCGGCGTGAACGCCGCGCTGCTCAACGACCTCTCCGGCGAGCGGAACGTGGTGCTCGGCTGCCTGGCCATGGGCATGCCGCCCGAGGAGGTCAAGAAGCTCGCCCCGGAGATCATCGAGTTCTCCGGGATCAACGAGCGGGGCGACTTCGCCTCGCTGCCGATGCGCACCTACTCCTCCGGCATGGGCGCCCGGCTCCGCTTCGCCATCGCGGCGGCGAAGAAGCACGACGTACTCCTGATCGACGAGGCCCTGGCCACCGGTGACCGGAAGTTCCGTCGCCGCAGCGAGCAGCGGGTCCGCGAGCTGCGCGAGGGCGCCGGCACGGTCTTCCTGGTCAGCCACTCGCTCAGCTCGGTCGCCGACACCTGCGAGCGGACCATCTGGCTGGAGAGCGGCGTGCTGCGGATGGACGGCCCGACCGACGAGGTCATCGCGGCGTACGAGAGCCAGCAGTAG
- a CDS encoding C39 family peptidase, whose translation MKHTLKRQLRRLATERRYQVVAGSAAALVLASGTGALLAHGDDAPVRQENTAAVAELAPRLSDVAAGTQARIAAVPSVSPSASPSASASLSPKPSAKPTTAKPDPDTTRKAAPKPPSKKVLDYTYEAQTTYYNCGPAAVRNALSATGIERTQDELAVALGTTEMGTNSAEDTTRVLNQQVKGDPYRTRMIDGVPSAAETERLRTDVVKAISNGRGVVANVAGDATDTDGGWHSFPGGHYIAVVGYSNDGRTLRIADSADPSLPAYWISAADLANWMATRGYSA comes from the coding sequence GTGAAGCACACCCTCAAGCGGCAGCTGCGCCGTCTCGCCACCGAACGTCGCTACCAGGTCGTCGCCGGCTCGGCCGCCGCCCTGGTGCTGGCCTCCGGCACCGGTGCCCTGCTGGCACACGGTGACGACGCGCCCGTCCGCCAGGAGAACACCGCCGCCGTGGCCGAACTGGCCCCGCGGCTCAGCGACGTCGCGGCCGGCACCCAGGCCCGGATCGCCGCCGTCCCGTCGGTTTCGCCCAGCGCGTCGCCGTCGGCCAGCGCCTCGCTCTCGCCGAAGCCGAGCGCGAAGCCGACCACGGCCAAGCCGGACCCGGACACCACCCGCAAGGCGGCACCGAAGCCGCCGTCGAAGAAGGTCCTCGACTACACCTACGAGGCGCAGACCACCTACTACAACTGCGGCCCGGCGGCGGTGCGCAACGCGCTCAGCGCCACCGGCATCGAGCGGACCCAGGACGAGCTGGCCGTCGCGCTGGGCACCACCGAGATGGGCACCAACTCGGCCGAGGACACCACCCGGGTGCTCAACCAGCAGGTCAAGGGCGACCCGTACCGGACCCGGATGATCGACGGCGTGCCGAGCGCCGCGGAGACCGAGCGGCTCCGGACCGACGTGGTCAAGGCGATCAGCAACGGGCGGGGCGTGGTGGCCAACGTCGCCGGTGACGCCACCGACACCGACGGCGGCTGGCACTCCTTCCCGGGCGGCCACTACATCGCCGTGGTGGGCTACTCCAACGACGGCCGGACCCTGCGGATCGCCGACTCGGCGGACCCGTCGCTGCCGGCGTACTGGATCAGCGCCGCCGACCTGGCGAACTGGATGGCCACCCGCGGCTACTCCGCCTGA
- a CDS encoding bifunctional cytidylyltransferase/SDR family oxidoreductase produces MTQDRTTAPDATPASPAPWRPSRTVAVILAGGTGTRLGLGIPKQLLKIAGKPIIEHTLAVFEAAPEIDEIIVLMATGHVPDAQQIVANAGFRKVTQVIEGGDTRNATTRIALDAVGEGDVNILFHDAVRPLVSARIVRECVNALWSYSAVDVAIPSADTIIQVDADDCITDIPVRSTLRRGQTPQAFRSGTIREAYRRAEGDPDFAATDDCGVVLRYLPGTPIKVIDGSDENIKVTHPVDVHLADKLFQLAAAQAPRLTNHGYAEELTGRTIVVFGGSYGIGHDLTELARRHGAQVFPFSRSTTGTHVERAEDVSAALKTAFEATGRIDHVVVTAGILEKGALAEMDEATMDRLLHVNFVGPVTIARQSLPYLQQTKGQLLLYTSSSYTRGRARYALYSATKAALVNLTQALADEWAEFGVRVNCVNPERTATPMRTRAFGEEPEGTLLSSEAVAQASLDVLISDLTGQVIDVRRDPGEQAAPVPAEPVARVAAVPAQPGAPASELPADVDA; encoded by the coding sequence ATGACGCAGGACCGCACCACCGCACCGGACGCCACGCCGGCGAGCCCGGCACCCTGGCGCCCCTCGCGGACGGTGGCCGTGATCCTCGCGGGGGGCACCGGGACCCGGCTCGGACTGGGCATCCCGAAGCAGCTGCTGAAGATCGCCGGTAAGCCGATCATCGAGCACACCCTGGCCGTCTTCGAGGCCGCGCCGGAGATCGACGAGATCATCGTGCTGATGGCCACCGGGCACGTCCCCGACGCCCAGCAGATCGTCGCGAACGCCGGCTTCCGCAAGGTGACCCAGGTCATCGAAGGCGGGGACACCCGCAACGCCACCACCCGGATCGCGCTCGACGCGGTCGGCGAGGGCGACGTCAACATCCTCTTCCACGACGCGGTCCGCCCGCTGGTCAGCGCCCGCATCGTCCGCGAGTGCGTCAACGCGCTCTGGTCCTACTCGGCGGTCGACGTGGCCATCCCGTCCGCCGACACGATCATCCAGGTCGACGCCGACGACTGCATCACCGACATCCCGGTCCGCTCGACGCTGCGCCGCGGCCAGACCCCGCAGGCGTTCCGCTCCGGCACCATCCGGGAGGCGTACCGGCGGGCCGAGGGCGACCCCGACTTCGCCGCCACCGACGACTGCGGCGTGGTGCTGCGCTACCTGCCCGGCACGCCGATCAAGGTGATCGACGGCTCCGACGAGAACATCAAGGTCACCCACCCGGTCGACGTGCACCTGGCGGACAAGCTCTTCCAGCTCGCCGCCGCGCAGGCGCCCCGGCTGACCAACCACGGCTACGCCGAGGAGCTGACCGGGCGGACCATCGTGGTCTTCGGCGGCAGCTACGGCATCGGTCACGACCTCACCGAGCTGGCCCGCCGCCACGGCGCGCAGGTCTTCCCGTTCAGCCGCTCCACCACCGGCACCCACGTCGAGCGGGCCGAGGACGTGTCGGCCGCGCTGAAGACCGCCTTCGAGGCCACCGGCCGGATCGACCACGTGGTGGTCACCGCCGGGATCCTGGAGAAGGGCGCGCTGGCCGAGATGGACGAGGCCACCATGGACCGGCTCCTGCACGTCAACTTCGTCGGCCCGGTGACCATCGCCCGGCAGTCGCTGCCGTACCTCCAGCAGACCAAGGGTCAGCTGCTGCTCTACACGTCCAGCTCGTACACCCGGGGGCGGGCCCGCTACGCGCTCTATTCCGCCACCAAGGCCGCCCTGGTCAACCTGACCCAGGCGCTCGCCGACGAGTGGGCCGAGTTCGGCGTACGGGTCAACTGCGTCAACCCGGAGCGGACCGCCACCCCGATGCGGACCAGGGCGTTCGGCGAGGAGCCGGAGGGCACGCTGCTCTCCTCCGAGGCGGTGGCCCAGGCGTCCCTGGACGTGCTCATCTCCGACCTGACCGGCCAGGTGATCGACGTCCGCCGGGACCCCGGCGAGCAGGCCGCGCCGGTGCCCGCCGAGCCGGTCGCGCGGGTCGCGGCGGTGCCGGCCCAGCCCGGCGCGCCCGCGTCGGAGCTTCCCGCCGACGTGGACGCCTGA
- a CDS encoding CDP-glycerol glycerophosphotransferase family protein, giving the protein MRGDLVRKLLARVLTTGLAVLAFLVLALTGATGWGLAIAVAALASAAVERRIRPGADGVAESVLVAAAILVGYARRLDDGFDPALAATALVLLGLVLLVGPLRQAGALELRAANLPVRTWTPLVAERLGDALLVLLGLVAVAAALVLPAWVALVAALLVGAGCAAVGLDLARRRFRPPAGGGPVGRALRRHQPEFVLYFSAPPGSEYQITMWLPYLERLGRPFLVLLREPEFLPTIAAATSAPVVFCPTIKTLDEVLVPSLRVAFYVNHGAKNSHCVRFAQLTHVQLHHGDSDKAPSANPVSAIFDRIFVAGPAAIERYARAGVEIPAEKFVVVGRPQVESIEVRREPTTGLAQPTVLYTPTWTGHHADANYCSLPVAETVIRRLLARGATVILRAHPYTSQNPTSARQLARLTELLAADRAKTGRAHLWGAAAARELTLTDCVNRSDALISDVSGVISDYLYSGKPYAVTDMGVDGDDFVARFPLAGSGYVLRRDMSNVDDVLGRLLDTDPLAAARWETRRRYLGDFPADSYADGFLDAARRELEPGWDPPAPRTPGGAERNLSAGV; this is encoded by the coding sequence ATGCGTGGTGACCTGGTCCGGAAACTGCTCGCCCGGGTGCTGACCACCGGGCTGGCGGTGCTGGCGTTCCTCGTGCTGGCCCTCACCGGGGCGACCGGCTGGGGGCTGGCGATCGCGGTGGCCGCGCTCGCCTCGGCGGCCGTGGAACGCCGGATCCGGCCGGGCGCCGACGGCGTCGCCGAGTCCGTCCTGGTCGCCGCTGCCATCCTGGTCGGCTACGCCCGCCGGCTCGACGACGGCTTCGACCCGGCGCTGGCCGCCACCGCGCTGGTGCTGCTCGGCCTCGTCCTGCTGGTCGGGCCGCTACGCCAGGCGGGCGCGCTGGAGCTGCGCGCCGCCAACCTGCCGGTCCGCACCTGGACCCCGCTGGTCGCCGAGCGGCTCGGCGACGCGCTGCTGGTGCTGCTGGGTCTCGTCGCGGTCGCCGCAGCCCTGGTCCTGCCCGCCTGGGTCGCGCTGGTGGCCGCCCTGCTGGTCGGGGCCGGCTGCGCGGCGGTCGGGCTGGACCTGGCCCGGCGGCGGTTCCGCCCACCGGCCGGCGGCGGCCCGGTGGGTCGCGCGCTGCGCCGCCACCAGCCCGAGTTCGTGCTCTACTTCTCCGCCCCGCCCGGGTCGGAATACCAGATCACCATGTGGCTGCCCTACCTGGAGCGGCTCGGTCGGCCGTTCCTGGTGCTGCTGCGGGAGCCGGAGTTCCTGCCGACGATCGCCGCCGCCACCAGCGCCCCGGTGGTCTTCTGCCCCACCATCAAGACCCTCGACGAGGTGCTGGTGCCGAGCCTCCGGGTGGCGTTCTACGTCAACCACGGCGCGAAGAACAGCCACTGCGTCCGCTTCGCCCAGCTCACCCACGTGCAGCTGCACCACGGTGACAGCGACAAGGCCCCCAGCGCCAACCCGGTCTCCGCGATCTTCGACCGGATCTTCGTGGCCGGACCGGCCGCCATCGAGCGGTACGCCCGCGCCGGCGTGGAGATCCCCGCCGAGAAGTTCGTCGTGGTCGGCCGCCCCCAGGTGGAGTCGATCGAGGTACGCCGGGAGCCGACCACCGGGCTGGCCCAGCCGACGGTGCTCTACACCCCCACCTGGACCGGGCACCACGCCGACGCCAACTACTGCTCCCTGCCGGTGGCCGAGACGGTGATCCGGCGGCTGCTGGCGCGCGGCGCCACGGTGATCCTGCGGGCCCACCCGTACACGTCGCAGAACCCGACCTCGGCGCGGCAGCTGGCCCGGCTCACCGAGCTGCTCGCCGCGGACCGGGCGAAGACCGGGCGGGCGCACCTGTGGGGCGCGGCGGCCGCCCGGGAGCTGACGCTGACCGACTGCGTGAACCGCTCCGACGCGCTGATCTCCGACGTGTCGGGCGTCATCTCCGACTACCTCTACTCGGGCAAGCCGTACGCGGTGACCGACATGGGGGTGGACGGGGACGACTTCGTGGCCCGGTTCCCCCTGGCCGGCTCCGGCTACGTGCTGCGGCGGGACATGTCGAACGTCGACGACGTGCTGGGGCGGCTGCTGGACACCGACCCGCTGGCGGCGGCCCGGTGGGAGACCCGCCGGCGCTACCTGGGCGACTTCCCGGCCGACTCGTACGCCGACGGGTTCCTCGACGCGGCCCGGCGGGAGCTGGAGCCGGGGTGGGACCCGCCGGCGCCGCGCACCCCGGGCGGTGCCGAGCGGAACCTCTCCGCCGGCGTCTGA
- a CDS encoding TetR/AcrR family transcriptional regulator, which produces MTTEKRRAPAGAAVLRGEITTAIRAAVMQELAEVGYGRLSIEAVARRAGVSKTAIYRRWRSKLDLVLDMVSAVAGRNLPLLDTGSLLSDLEILLHVMARALRHRLASQIIPDLLAEAARNPQIGEKLQQALDDYQQAVGRILIGRAVERGELAPDTDTRAAVDLIVGPLYWRLAIARAPMSMDEVPRLATAIVAALRVACLGPVRDEVEV; this is translated from the coding sequence GTGACGACCGAGAAGAGGCGTGCCCCGGCCGGTGCGGCGGTACTGCGTGGTGAGATCACCACGGCCATCCGTGCTGCCGTCATGCAGGAGTTGGCCGAGGTCGGCTACGGCCGCCTCTCGATCGAGGCGGTGGCCCGCCGGGCCGGGGTGAGCAAGACGGCGATCTATCGCCGCTGGCGCTCGAAACTCGACCTGGTGCTGGACATGGTCTCCGCCGTGGCGGGGCGCAACCTGCCCCTGCTGGACACCGGCAGCCTCCTGAGCGACCTGGAGATCCTGCTGCACGTGATGGCGCGGGCGCTGCGGCACCGGCTGGCCTCGCAGATCATCCCGGACCTGCTGGCCGAGGCGGCCCGCAATCCGCAGATCGGCGAGAAGCTCCAACAGGCGCTGGACGACTACCAGCAGGCGGTCGGCCGGATCCTGATCGGCCGGGCGGTCGAGCGGGGCGAACTCGCCCCGGACACCGACACCCGGGCGGCGGTCGACCTGATCGTCGGCCCGCTCTACTGGCGGCTGGCGATCGCCCGGGCGCCGATGAGCATGGACGAGGTGCCACGGTTGGCCACCGCGATCGTCGCGGCGCTCCGGGTAGCATGCTTGGGGCCCGTCCGCGACGAGGTGGAAGTCTGA
- a CDS encoding ABC transporter permease, translated as MANTVVADPDSGLTQAQLAQRYGLRVAGERPPLAEYVRKLWAYRHFMTAYSRAKVASSFSQTQLGQLWQVLTPITNAAVYFLIFGLILNQHRNVSNFIAYLCTGVFIFMFTQTAVTNGTSAITSNLGLIRALQFPRAALPITVTLVQLQQLLMSMVVLAGIVLLTGEPITLRWLLIAPTLLLQTVFNVGLTMVMARIGAKVTDLKQVMPFVMRTWLYASGVLYPVALFRQHLPPWAATLLEGNPALVYIELARHSLLDSHRQNLVSSPTQLWLLGLAWAVIAGVGGFIYFWRGEEEYGRG; from the coding sequence ATGGCCAACACCGTGGTGGCCGACCCCGACTCCGGGCTGACCCAGGCCCAGCTCGCGCAGCGGTACGGGCTCCGGGTCGCCGGGGAACGCCCACCCCTGGCCGAGTACGTCCGCAAGCTCTGGGCCTACCGGCACTTCATGACCGCGTACTCGCGGGCGAAGGTCGCCTCGTCGTTCAGTCAGACCCAGCTCGGGCAGCTCTGGCAGGTGCTGACCCCGATCACCAACGCGGCGGTCTACTTCCTGATCTTCGGGCTGATCCTGAACCAGCACCGGAACGTGTCGAACTTCATCGCGTACCTCTGCACCGGTGTCTTCATCTTCATGTTCACCCAGACCGCGGTGACCAACGGCACCAGCGCGATCACCTCGAACCTGGGGCTGATCCGGGCGCTGCAGTTCCCCCGGGCCGCGCTGCCGATCACGGTCACCCTGGTTCAGCTCCAGCAGCTGCTCATGTCGATGGTGGTGCTGGCCGGCATCGTCCTGCTCACCGGCGAGCCGATCACCCTCCGCTGGCTGCTGATCGCCCCGACGCTGCTGCTCCAGACGGTCTTCAACGTCGGGCTGACCATGGTGATGGCCCGGATCGGCGCGAAGGTCACCGACCTCAAGCAGGTCATGCCGTTCGTCATGCGCACCTGGCTGTACGCCTCCGGCGTGCTCTACCCCGTCGCCCTGTTCCGGCAGCATCTGCCCCCGTGGGCGGCCACCCTGCTGGAGGGCAACCCGGCGCTGGTCTACATCGAGCTGGCCCGGCACTCGCTGCTGGACTCCCACCGGCAGAACCTGGTCTCGTCCCCCACCCAGCTCTGGCTGCTGGGGCTCGCCTGGGCGGTCATCGCCGGGGTCGGCGGGTTCATCTACTTCTGGCGCGGAGAAGAGGAGTACGGCCGTGGCTGA
- a CDS encoding DegT/DnrJ/EryC1/StrS family aminotransferase, whose protein sequence is MAGPHSEFIPPARPIIGEAEIEAAVRVLRSGRVVQGPEVAAFEEEFGELVDGRHCVAVNSGTSALQLTLMALGFGPGDEVIVPSFSFAASGNAVRLVGAEPVFVDIEPGTFCVDPEAVAAAITPKTVGIMPVHLYGHPAAMDRIMAIAQQHGLAVVEDAAQAHGAALNGTPVGAFGTAGCFSFYPTKNMHSLEGGMITTGDAELARTLRLLRNQGMEQRYANEIVGANMRMTDVAAAIGRVQLRQLGEWTEQRRANAKFLDSAITGMITPPVADGAKHVYHQYTVRVTGNRDAAQARLTELGIGNAVYYPTPIHRLKPYLNADGQPGPWDLPETEKAAAEVVSLPVHPSLSQADLERIAEGANLAGGAR, encoded by the coding sequence ATGGCTGGGCCGCACTCAGAGTTCATCCCCCCAGCGCGACCGATCATCGGTGAGGCCGAGATCGAAGCGGCTGTCCGGGTGCTGCGGAGCGGCCGGGTCGTACAGGGCCCGGAGGTCGCGGCGTTCGAGGAGGAGTTCGGCGAGCTGGTCGACGGCCGGCACTGCGTCGCCGTCAACTCCGGCACCTCGGCCCTTCAGCTCACCCTGATGGCGCTCGGCTTCGGCCCGGGCGACGAGGTCATCGTGCCCTCGTTCTCCTTCGCCGCGAGCGGCAACGCCGTCCGCCTGGTCGGCGCCGAGCCGGTCTTCGTGGACATCGAGCCGGGCACCTTCTGCGTCGACCCGGAGGCCGTCGCCGCCGCGATCACGCCGAAGACCGTCGGCATCATGCCGGTGCACCTCTACGGCCACCCGGCCGCGATGGACCGGATCATGGCCATCGCGCAGCAGCACGGCCTGGCCGTGGTCGAGGACGCCGCACAGGCGCACGGCGCCGCGCTGAACGGCACCCCGGTCGGCGCCTTCGGCACCGCCGGCTGCTTCAGCTTCTATCCGACGAAGAACATGCACTCCCTCGAGGGCGGCATGATCACCACCGGTGACGCCGAGCTGGCCCGTACCCTGCGGCTGCTGCGCAACCAGGGCATGGAGCAGCGGTACGCCAACGAGATCGTCGGCGCCAACATGCGGATGACCGACGTGGCCGCCGCCATCGGCCGGGTGCAGCTGCGCCAGCTCGGCGAGTGGACCGAGCAGCGTCGCGCCAACGCCAAGTTCCTCGACTCCGCCATCACCGGCATGATCACCCCGCCGGTGGCCGACGGTGCCAAGCACGTCTACCACCAGTACACGGTGCGGGTGACCGGCAACCGCGACGCCGCCCAGGCCCGCCTCACCGAGCTGGGCATCGGCAACGCGGTCTACTACCCGACCCCGATCCACCGCCTCAAGCCCTACCTCAACGCGGACGGCCAGCCCGGCCCGTGGGACCTCCCCGAGACCGAGAAGGCCGCCGCCGAGGTGGTCTCGCTGCCGGTGCACCCGTCGCTGAGCCAGGCCGACCTGGAGCGGATCGCCGAGGGTGCGAACCTCGCGGGCGGTGCCCGATGA
- a CDS encoding alpha/beta fold hydrolase, whose translation MGDETSNRHLLLLHGLGATGEVWLPWAPLLEHRWAGRWLAPDLAGHGWSPPLPAYSFTGLARRVVTDLRPVAERLGPHDRLVVLGHSLGGVVGLALAARSVGLPVDAVVGLGIKAVWSSAELAKAAELAARPVTWFGTRDEAARRYLRVAGLTGLFAPDHPAVDAGLRREDGRWRLAMDPAAFAVGEPCLPTLLAATDVPVLLARGEHDPMVTDAQLKEYGVPVATLPGLGHNAHVEDPAAVLDLLDAYR comes from the coding sequence ATGGGCGACGAGACGAGCAACCGGCATCTGCTGCTGCTGCACGGGTTGGGCGCCACCGGTGAGGTGTGGCTGCCCTGGGCACCGCTGCTGGAGCACCGCTGGGCGGGACGCTGGCTCGCCCCGGACCTGGCCGGCCACGGCTGGTCGCCGCCGCTGCCCGCGTACTCCTTCACCGGCCTCGCCCGACGGGTGGTGACGGACCTGCGACCGGTCGCGGAGCGGCTCGGCCCGCACGATCGGCTGGTGGTGCTCGGGCACTCGCTCGGTGGGGTGGTGGGGCTCGCGCTGGCCGCGCGGAGCGTCGGCCTGCCGGTCGACGCGGTGGTCGGGCTCGGCATCAAGGCGGTCTGGTCGTCCGCCGAGCTGGCGAAGGCCGCGGAGCTGGCGGCCCGTCCGGTGACCTGGTTCGGCACCCGGGACGAGGCGGCCCGCCGCTACCTGCGGGTCGCCGGGCTGACCGGGCTCTTCGCGCCGGACCACCCGGCGGTCGACGCCGGGCTGCGCCGCGAGGACGGCCGCTGGCGGCTGGCGATGGACCCGGCGGCGTTCGCCGTCGGTGAGCCGTGCCTGCCGACGCTGCTCGCGGCGACCGACGTGCCGGTGCTGCTGGCCCGCGGCGAGCACGACCCGATGGTCACCGACGCCCAGCTCAAGGAGTACGGCGTCCCGGTGGCCACCCTGCCCGGCCTCGGCCACAACGCCCACGTCGAGGATCCGGCGGCCGTCCTCGACCTGCTCGACGCCTACCGTTGA